The following are encoded in a window of Podospora pseudoanserina strain CBS 124.78 chromosome 6, whole genome shotgun sequence genomic DNA:
- the ENP1 gene encoding snoRNA-binding rRNA-processing protein (BUSCO:EOG09263KZJ; COG:W; EggNog:ENOG503NVIT), producing the protein MPKAPSSLPGKKRHNPLADDLVATGVLKNKPSKRKTKAEPEEGERYVDSRASKNILAMSRELLQEDEQQSEEEKGGERGAFDFNPSNFDSREQDEELYGEDETWGDEEEEVEEIEVEAGDLEVFHKFIKPSMEDDPLLTHGWDMKGDGGQEQQQGGGQDLAEMILAKIAEHEAQQQGGWHDDNPADEEHVLPPKVIEVFEKIGMFLSRYRSGPLPKPLKVLPQIPGWEAILQVTQPHNWTHHAVFAVTRIFVAAKPKVVQRFMEMVVLDHVREDISENKRLNVHLFNALKKGLYKPAGFFKGFLRPLVASGVTLVEARVVSGVLTRVSIPVIHSAMALKELCDFAAEMVSSKNESKKRSESSEQAPVDDGKFDAVKKYLDRLPEAEKPVPEQKTDVEPNTKGRRVRFGRVLWHRRRSTRATDNSNPSLSDVDRKERPSGPAIWLTQFPGGEATRVHTPPYKEDTVDGRPRSLFFDVARPNSRHDQTPSETSSTREKVGIRTSRSSPLNVKSRGRRSQQRSSASGASGRGLGGSISPYRVPSPRKAKEDGSPSRSKSGPAKTREKTRSPLATTPKESVKEWWDAPLRTPDTPPSTPTPRTRVTRATTGTAAMFKFDVPEHLPSSPMCPANPKNPKSLGKGVCVYHGRRRSSRFGLAGSDSLLSPKVEREEAAYDDGSNSM; encoded by the exons ATGCCGAAAgcaccctcctctctccccGGCAAGAAACGCCATAACCCTCTGGCCGACGATTTGGTGGCCACCGGAGTCCTTAAGAACAAGCCCTCAAAGCGAAAGACCAAGGCCGAGcccgaggaaggagagagatATGTCGACTCTCGCGCAAGCAAGAATATCCTGGCGATGAGCCGGGAGCTACTCCAGGAAGATGAGCAGCAAagcgaagaagaaaaaggcggagAACGAGGAGCCTTCGATTTCAACCCGTCAAACTTCGACAGTCGCGAGCAGGATGAAGAACTTTACGGCGAAGACGAAACCTGgggggacgaagaggaggaagtagaGGAGATTGAAGTAGAGGCTGGTGACCTGGAGGTGTTCCATAAGTTCATCAAGCCCTCTATGGAGGACGATCCGCTCCTTACGCATGGCTGGGATATgaagggtgatggtggtcagGAGCAACAACagggtggtggacaagatCTGGCCGAAATGATCCTGGCTAAGATCGCTGAACATGAAGCTCAGCAACAAGGCGGGTGGCACGACGACAACCCGGCCGACGAGGAACACGTTTTGCCACCAAAGGTCATCGAAGTCTTTGAAAAGATTGGAATGTTTCTCTCTCGGTACCGTAGTG gCCCTCTCCCGAAGCCGCTAAAGGTGCTCCCTCAGATCCCCGGCTGGGAAGCCATACTCCAGGTCACCCAACCCCACAACTGGACTCATCATGCCGTTTTCGCTGTCACCAGAATCTTCGTGGCAGCCAAGCCAAAGGTTGTCCAGCGGTTCATGGAGATGGTTGTTCTTGACCATGTCCGTGAGGATATCTCTGAGAACAAGAGGTTAAATGTACATCTATTTAACGCTTTGAAGAAAGGTCTATACAAGCCGGCTGGTTTCTTCAAGGGATTCCTTCGGCCATTAGTTGCCTCAGGGGTTACTCTTGTCGAAGCTCGTGTCGTAAGTGGTGTTCTCACACGCGTGTCGATCCCCGTGATACATTCGGCCATGGCCCTCAAAGAGTTGTGCGATTTTGCGGCGGAGATGGTTTCATCAAAGAACGAGTCT AAGAAGCGAAGCGAATCCTCGGAACAAGCCCCTGTCGACGATGGCAAGTTTGATGCAGTCAAGAAGTATCTCGATCGCCTGCCCGAGGCGGAGAAGCCGGTCCCAGAACAGAAGACTGATGTCGAACCGAACACCAAGGGCCGTCGTGTGCGCTTTGGAAGAGTGCTGTGGCATCGCCGGAGGTCGACCCGAGCAACGGACAACTCAAACCCGAGCTTGTCAGATGTGGACCGCAAAGAACGACCCA GCGGTCCGGCGATATGGTTGACCCAGTTTCCAGGCGGA GAGGCAACTCGTGTCCATACTCCGCCCTACAAAGAAGACACAGTCGACGGACGACCGCGTAGTCTCTTCTTTGACGTAGCTCGGCCAAACAGTCGACACGATCAAACTCCATCCGAAACATCCTCTACGCGAGAGAAAGTCGGTATCCGAACCTCCCGGTCGTCCCCATTGAATGTGAAGAGCCGTGGCAGAAGATCGCAACAGAGAAGTTCGGCCAGCGGCGCATCGGGAAGAGGTCTTGGGGGCAGTATCTCGCCGTACAGAGTTCCATCGCCCCGTAAGGCGAAAGAGGATGGCTCCCCAAGTCGGAGCAAAAGCGGACCTGcaaaaacaagagaaaagacCAGATCTCCCCTTGCCACCACTCCAAAAGAAAGCGTCAAAGAGTGGTGGGACGCACCTTTGAGAACGCCAGACACCCCACCTTCTACACCGACACCCCGAACCCGGGTCACGAGAGCAACCACGGGGACAGCGGCGATGTTCAAGTTTGATGTGCCGGAGCACTTGCCCAGCAGTCCCATGTGCCCTGCCAATCCCAAGAATCCCAAGTcattggggaagggggtctGCGTG TATCATGGGAGACGACGGAGTTCACGTTTTGGGTTGGCGGGGTCGGATTCTTTGCTTTCTCCGAaggttgagagggaggaggcggcttATGACGATGGGAGTAATTCTATGTAA
- the CDC73 gene encoding accessory factor associated with RNA polymerase II (COG:K; BUSCO:EOG09263UWJ; EggNog:ENOG503NYM4) — protein sequence MASPTTDPLLLFRQSIRTSSRIVPVASAESNDEVALSQATNLVFSDEGKRVVLPVDVQSRFMSSEGNLIDLRSIYFAWVNRDITIPEYNAAAEKLNEELAGGKGVHKFPFVERLNLIAWLEGAGEDTEYIKPLVGGDARKGEEGGKVEKVGDDGGVKKERRGKGTLDPRLAQIYEGERRMGDRNSVLRGIKPTDFSHIRKLAAQFMTRKPTGGSGDIRSSTNISNNPSLALNQKPARRPDPIILLSPSASSLLRMSNAKAFLEGGRYTPPDHSTPPTMLAVSRIIKDMDPNRPIRFILVEGPENFRPEYWNRVVAVFTTGQTWQFKSYKWTNPVELFKHVQGVYLGWRGEQPPESVRAFGHKVLACSVEKWRDPGQPGAEQSRWRDREVVESIWKAIETNMRAKGWRKDAAPTSI from the exons ATGGCCTCCCCGACGACCGATCCCCTTTTGCTGTTTCGGCAATCCATCCGGACGTCGTCACGGATTGTTCCTGTCGCCTCAGCAGAGTCGAACGACGAGGTTGCGCTGTCGCAGGCGACAAATCTGGTGTTTAGTgatgaggggaagagggtggtgttgccggTGGATGTGCAGAGCAGGTTCATGAGCTCAGAGGGGAACTTGATTGACCTGCGGTCGATTTATTTTGCGTGGGTGAATAGGGATATCACGATTCCGGAGTATAATGCTGCGGCGGAGAAGCTGAATGAGGAGTTggctggggggaagggggtgcaCAAGTTTCCGtttgtggagaggttgaatcTGATTgcttggttggagggggcgggggaggataCGGAGTATATCAAGCCActtgttgggggggatgcgcggaagggggaggagggggggaaggtggagaaggttggggatgatgggggggtgaagaaggagaggaggggcaAGGGGACGTTGGATCCGAGACTGGCGCAGATTTATGAGggtgagaggaggatgggggatCGGAACAGTGTATTGAGGGGGATAAAGCCTACG GACTTTTCGCATATTCGCAAGCTGGCTGCGCAGTTCATGACTAGGAAGCCGactggtgggagtggtgatATTCGGTCTAgcaccaacatcagcaaTAACCCATCGCTTGCGCTCAATCAGAAACCGGCTAGGCGCCCGGATCCGATTATCCTCTTGTCTCCATCGGCTTCTTCGTTGCTCAGGATGTCGAACGCGAAGGCTTTCCtcgagggagggaggtataCGCCTCCTGACCATAGCACACCCCCAACGATGCTTGCTGTGTCACGTATCATCAAGGACATGGACCCCAACCGACCAATTAGGTTCATTCTTGTGGAGGGTCCGGAGAACTTCAGGCCGGAGTACTGGAACCGAGTGGTGGCTGTTTTTACCACGGGCCAGACCTGGCAGTTCAAGAGTTACAAGTGGACGAACCCCGTGGAGCTGTTCAAGCATGTACAGGGTGTGTATctggggtggagaggggagcAGCCTCCTGAGAGCGTGAGGGCGTTTGGGCATAAGGTGCTCGCGTGTTCGGTTGAAAAGTGGAGGGATCCGGGTCAGCCGGGGGCGGAGCAGAGCCGGTGGAGGGAtcgggaggtggtggagagtaTTTGGAAGGCGATTGAGACGAATATGAGGGCTAAGGGATGGAGGAAGGATGCGGCGCCTACTAGCATTTAG
- a CDS encoding hypothetical protein (COG:S; EggNog:ENOG503PEV2) — protein MISIITLVASALAFFGIAQDYTLPDNIPDVTWNLPINPANKSSATVSFTGTIEQAVAKMENDYSGWNAALLAQSAAHHAAHSALFGVKADSKPLRINFDPTNCTNPNFPPFSADTARIREGIRYLLGVSGTAKNGPGPGNCGRVSCSYYSAIYCAITTSSRKRFPGWKSPPAQVIS, from the exons ATGAtttccatcatcactctcgTGGCCAGCGCCCTGGCTTTCTTCGGG ATTGCCCAGGATTATACTCTCCCTGACAACATTCCCGATGTTACCTGGaatctccccatcaaccctgCTAATAAGAGCAGCGCTACCGTCAGcttcaccggcaccatcgAGCAGGCCGTCGCCAAGATGGAGAACGATTACTCCGGCTGGAACGCCGCCCTCCTGGCCCAGTCTGCCGCCCATCATGCCGCCCACTCTGCCCTCTTCGGCGTAAAGGCCGATTCCAAGCCCTTGCGCATCAACTTCGACCCGACCAACTGCACAAATCCCAacttcccccctttctccgCCGATACCGCTCGCATCCGTGAAGGGATCCGGTACCTTTTGGGGGTTAGTGGCACAGCGAAGAATGGCCCAGGACCCGGAAACTGTGGCCGTGTTAGCTGCTCATACTATTCTGCCATCTACTGTGCAATAAC AACAAGTTCGAGAAAGAGGTTTCCTGGCTGGAAATCGCCTCCGGCGCAAGTTATATCGTGA
- a CDS encoding hypothetical protein (COG:S; EggNog:ENOG503PEV2), producing MISLITFATSALALLRLVHVSVAEDVRNVIWNLPINPADDNSATVTITGTIEQAVAKMENDYPGWNETFMAQDPISSPAGDKTDIPIKHDCNVHGDGDAKRTQIGIGVMYLSRLSGTAVNGPGPENCGRVSCSWNSAIIWCNNNNFYKELQWTQIAGAAYKRKSITPLKDSGRICADKTFVEGDMTVEGHADFDDGWYVVVRGDWC from the exons ATGATTTCCCTCATCACCTTCGCTACCAGCGCTCTGGCTCTCTTAAGA CTTGTCCACGTCTCCGTCGCTGAAGATGTCCGCAATGTTATCTGGAACCTGCCCATCAATCCCGCCGACGATAACAGCGCTACCGTAACCATTACCGGCACTATCGAGCAAGCTGTTGCCAAGATGGAAAACGACTATCCGGGCTGGAACGAGACCTTCATGGCCCAGGACCCCATCTCCAGTCCGGCCGGTGACAAGACCGACATTCCCATCAAACATGACTGTAACGTCCACGGGGATGGCGATGCTAAGAGAACCCAGATTGGGATCGGTGTCATGTATCTGTCCCGTCTTTCTGGCACGGCTGTCAATGGTCCAGGGCCTGAGAACTGCGGCCGCGTTAGCTGCTCGTGGAACTCTGCCATCATTTGGTGTAATAAC AACAATTTCTACAAGGAGCTCCAGTGGACTCAGATCGCTGGTGCCGCATA CAAGCGCAAGTCTATCACTCCTCTTAAGGATAGTGGGCGTATCTGTGCTGACAAAACCTTTGTAGAGGGAGATATGACCGTCGAGGGACATGCTGATTTTGACGACGGCTGGTATGTCGTCGTTCGCGGGGATTGGTGCTAA